The window GGGTGTGGACAAGGCTGTGACCTTGCTGTCCTGGCTCTTCAGGTCCTTCAGATGAAGGTACGACGCCTGGAACACCTGCTGCAGCTCAAAAATGTCCGTATTGATGACCTGAGTCGGCGCCTCCAGCAGGCCCAGCGCAAGCCGCGGTGAGCAGAGCGGGGATGGAGGCCCTGTGCgggtcccccctccccctctagcCTCCCTTCCTGGAAGCGCCTCTACCAGCTGCACATCCAGGCCCAGCTGGACAGACTGACCTCGGGCCCTGGAGTCCCCCGTCCCTTGGGCGTCCCTGCCCTGGTCGTGGGCAGGGAGTGACAGCCCCAAAGGCTCAGGCTGCCATGTGGCCCCCGGAGCCTGGGGTGGGAGGCCCCTGAGTGGTACCAAACAGAGCTCCCGGGTCAgagcttcttccttcccttctgcaAAGTCCCCAAGGGTCCCTCCGCCCAGGAAGGATGTTGCAAGTCCCTCTCTGGAGGCATCGGCAACTTCAGCCCGGGAGGTGGGGCCATCCCGGCTGAGCTGTGCTGTGTCACCAAagagggcggggagggggggtcaGGGTCTTGGGTACAGTGGGGGACCAGCCCTTCCTCCTGAGCCCTGCATCTTTCCTTGTTCTGGACTCAGCCTCCTCCTCCCTCCGGGTCAGGCAAAAGAGGCATCCCTTGGAACCTGAACCCAGAGCCCGGACATCCTTCCTGCTTCCTGAAGCCCTGGGCACTGTGGACCACTCCTCTGCCCTCCACACGCTCTGGGAGGACTTGGCCCTGGCACTCATTTCCAGTTACACCCCCTGCCACGCGTGTCCCTGGGCACCATCCGCCAGAGCCCTGAGTCATCTTGTCCTGAGCCAGAGGAGGATGTGCCCGGCTTCCTCAGGTTTTCTCCTGGCCCCgggcccccctccccaccacgaTGAGGGGGAGCCCATCCCATGCGCCCGTCTTTCCCACTCCCACTCGTCAGCCAAGAGCAATAGGACCGGCCAGGGCTTCCGATGGCCGGGACGTCAAGGATAGAGGTCAGGGCTTAACTCAAGGCTGGGGAAGAGACACAGGCTGCCTGCCTTTAGCCCCCTGCCTTAGCAAGGACCAGCCCTTCTCAGTTCTGGAAAGCAGATGCCACAGGTCCTTCTGTCACTCAGATCCCCAAGGAAAAAgggctgggggagagagagagatgatggggAGAGAAAGCTGGAACATCCCCCCCAATAAACATGCTCTGCTCTGATGGTctgctgagtgactctgggctcTGCCTCTTGGCCCTGGCTCTGTGGATGCCTGCTCCCCCCACTCTTTGCCTTCTTACTTTGGGCAGTCATCTTTATGCCCTATGGGACGTGGTGGTTAAAAGGCCGGCCCTGTTAGAATCTGGATGCCTTAACCAGAGTCCCCGCATCCAGGCTGAACTCCAGCCCTGACCCAGAGCTGACCCCTAGCTAAACCTGCTCAAAGAGGGACCCTAAACTCTGACCAAAGGCTACCCCCGAACCCTGGTCAATGGTAAATCATTCCAACCTTTGCAAGAGATTATCCCCCTGGCCCTGACCAGAGGCCAGCTCCTGCCCTGATCACTGACTGGCCCCTGAGCCTGGTCATGGGTTGACTTCCAGGATTCCGTGGGGTTTTGACCTCTCTCAGCATATACTGGTTGCTCAACCTGGCAGCCAAATTCTTCCAGGCCAGCGGGTAGCAGTAAATAGCATTGTGGCATGGGGcttgggggaagggcaggagtCAGGAAACCAAATGGGGAAGTGGGGTATCTATGCCCGTAAGTTCCCCATCTCCATTCCTGATGAAAACCATCCCTACTTCTGGCCCAGTCTTCTTGTAGACATAGGTCTCCTCCAGGCTCTTTCCTGATACGACAGCACTTTATCTACATCAAGTACCTTCTGGCTGAAGGCATCACCTTCAAGCATCTGTCTGTCTCCCAGAACTGTCCTGGTTCCAAGTTGCTAATTTCAGAGGCTGCAGAAATAAACACTTCCTCCTATACATTCCCCCACATTTAGCGGCAAATGCTCTCTAAATAAATGGGTGTCTGTGtggtaagtcagtcaacaagcatttatttatttatttatttatttaggccgggcaatgagggttaagtgacttgcccggggtcacacaggtagtaagtttcaagtgtctgattctggatttgaactcagatcctcctgaatccagggccggtgctttatccactgcaccacctagctgccctcaacaagcatttattaaacccttaccaTGTagcaggtattgtgctaagcattaggtatacaaagaaatgcacaaacaatccctgctcacattctaatgagggagacaacatgaaaaggAACACGTACATACAAGATCTATATGAGGTAAAATGGAGTACTCTTAGGGAAGCGCTAGCATTGAGAGGGACCTGGAAAGTCAGAGACTAATGCACAACTTACATATCAACAAGGCATTGTTGAAGGATAGAGAAGAGCTAGCCAGGTTCCAAGGTGATTAAGTAGGGTGTTAAAGCACAGTAATCGCCTCTGATCTTCTTCATGGGCTCCAGAGGAATCCTCATGCTTCCCTACTGAGAGTGACCTCCCACATTAGCAGAGGCTCAACAGTATGATTTGAGATTGCGTAATTA is drawn from Dromiciops gliroides isolate mDroGli1 chromosome 2, mDroGli1.pri, whole genome shotgun sequence and contains these coding sequences:
- the SPEF1 gene encoding sperm flagellar protein 1 isoform X4 codes for the protein MDVGFSQRTQGDGTTDPRKTGQLRGGKFLPAYSQALQGDPNFLVQMAEKEQELLASQETVQVLQMKVRRLEHLLQLKNVRIDDLSRRLQQAQRKPRQKRHPLEPEPRARTSFLLPEALGTVDHSSALHTLWEDLALALISSYTPCHACPWAPSARALSHLVLSQRRMCPASSGFLLAPGPPPHHDEGEPIPCARLSHSHSSAKSNRTGQGFRWPGRQG